Genomic window (Candidatus Hydrogenedentota bacterium):
GTGAACACTGGGAGCACGGGGAAATTCGTGAAGCCTACGCAGACTTTTTCGGATAGTAGTACGGAGCGGTCGGGGACTATGACATACGCCGTGAAAAATGGGAAGGAGTCGTACGTGTGTGGAACGTGTGTGGAACGTTGATTCACCGGGCAAATATGCGGATAATCATAGGAAATTAAAGAGTCCCGCGTGTGGTTGGGCGGGTACCGATGTTGCACAAGGCGGGTGAGACCCGCCGAGAAGGCTGTCGTGGCTTTGGTGCGTTCACGGAGCCGCATGCCATCAATCCTTTCGGGGGGGGAAGAGTCCGAGTGGAAAAGTATCCGTTAATTATTCAAGGCGGCATGGGCGCTGCTGTCTCGCATTGGAAGCTGGCGCGAGCCGTGTCAATGCAGGGGCAGTTGGGCGTCGTGTCGGGCACGGCGTTGGGGACGGTGGTTGCGCGTAAGCTTCTTGCGGGTGATGCGGGCGGACACTACCGGCGCGCCCTGGAGGCGTTTCCCGAGGCGGAAATCGGCAAGCGATTCATCGATACGTGGTATCGGCCGGAAGGAAAGGCCGATGATGCAGCATTCAAGTTGCACTCGGTCTATACGGTTAATCCGTCTCAAGATCTGCTCGAGCTTACGGTGGCGGCTGGTTTTGCGGAGGTGTACCTCGCCAAGGAGGGACACGACGGAATTGTCGGACTGAACCTTCTAGAGAAAATTCGTCTGCCGAATCCGGCGCTCTTGTACGGTGCAATGCTTGCTGGCGTGGATTACGTGATCATGGGCGCGGGCATTCCCATTGAGATTCCAGGCGTGTTGGATGGGTTGGCGAAGCATGAGACGGTGCGGTTGCGCGTGCCAGTCGAGGGTGCTGAGGCGGGAGAAGAGTATTTCACGGTGTTCGATCCGCGGCGTATCGTGGCGGAGCCGAAGGGGGATCTGAAGCGGCCTAAGTTCTTAGCGATCATCTCATCGGCGGTGCTGGCGATTGCGATGATTAAGAAGGCATCGGGCAAGACGGATGGATTTGTGATCGAGGGGCCGAAAGCGGGCGGACACAATGCGCCGCCTCGTGGGCAGGGACCGCTTAGCGATACTGGCGAGCCGGTATATGGTCCGAAGGACGAAGTCGACATCGAGAAGATCAAGTCGTTCGGTCTGCCGTTCTGGCTGGCGGGTACGTACGGTTCGCCGGAGAGGCTCCGGGAAGCGTTGGCGCTTGGAGCGCAGGGAATTCAGGTGGGCACGGCGTTCGCGTTCAGCGAGGATTCGGGGTTTACGCCCGAGATTCGTCAGGGTGCGTTGAAGAAGGTGGCGGCAGGCGAGATGACCGTGTTCACCGATCCGTTGGCATCGCCGACGGGATTTCCGTTCAAGGTTGCGAGCATTCCGGGGACAATGTCGGAACGAGAACTCTACGAATTGCGTGATCGGTTGTGTGACGTCGGGTACTTGCGCGTGGTGTACAAGAAGCCGGATGGAACGCTCGGATACCGGTGTGCAGCGGAGCCCGTGGATCAGTATGTGAAGAAGGGCGGCAAGATTGAGGACACCGAGGGGCGCAAGTGTCTGTGCAATGGGTTGGCGGCCGCCGCGGGATTTCCTCAAGTGCAGAAGAGCGGGTATAAGGAACTGCCGCTAGTCACGGCGGGCGACGATCTGCTTGAGCTGCGCCGATTCTTCAAAGACGGATCGACATCGTACACCGCCGCGGACGTGATCTCCACGTTGCTCCAGGGACTTGACCAGCACTAACCCGCGATA
Coding sequences:
- a CDS encoding nitronate monooxygenase — its product is MLHKAGETRREGCRGFGAFTEPHAINPFGGGRVRVEKYPLIIQGGMGAAVSHWKLARAVSMQGQLGVVSGTALGTVVARKLLAGDAGGHYRRALEAFPEAEIGKRFIDTWYRPEGKADDAAFKLHSVYTVNPSQDLLELTVAAGFAEVYLAKEGHDGIVGLNLLEKIRLPNPALLYGAMLAGVDYVIMGAGIPIEIPGVLDGLAKHETVRLRVPVEGAEAGEEYFTVFDPRRIVAEPKGDLKRPKFLAIISSAVLAIAMIKKASGKTDGFVIEGPKAGGHNAPPRGQGPLSDTGEPVYGPKDEVDIEKIKSFGLPFWLAGTYGSPERLREALALGAQGIQVGTAFAFSEDSGFTPEIRQGALKKVAAGEMTVFTDPLASPTGFPFKVASIPGTMSERELYELRDRLCDVGYLRVVYKKPDGTLGYRCAAEPVDQYVKKGGKIEDTEGRKCLCNGLAAAAGFPQVQKSGYKELPLVTAGDDLLELRRFFKDGSTSYTAADVISTLLQGLDQH